GCGGCAGATCCATCTTCAGAATATTTTTTAGCTAAATCACCAAAATCAGCAGTTTTTGCACGAACCTGATCACGGTAACCCGAGAGGCGTCTTTCAGCATCTTGGTCTGTCAAACCCGCACGACTACGTAATAAAATATGTCGCGACAAAGTCTGCGTCACCATTATATTTTGTGGGGTAGTAGCACTTTCTTGGGGGGCAGCTTGCTGCGGCTCAGGAGCGCCGGCAACTAGCGCTCGACGATCTAAAACCTTCAGAACGTGATAGCCAGCGGGACTCTTCACTACAGCATTGGCAACTTGTCCACTACCTGTATTTCTGACGGCCTCATAAAATAATTGCGGCAGGCGATCTGGCGTACGGTAACCCAAATCTTGAAACTTAATTTTTGGATTGTCTTTTGCGGCCATTGCACCTAACTGCAAGAAATCGACATCGCCACGCGCTTCACGCAACAGAAGTTCTGCCCTCTTCTTTGCCTCGGCCTGAGCACCAGCCCCAGCATTGACATCCGCAGGAATAAAAATCTGCGCAAGGTCGATCTCTTCTGGCTCACCTTTTACAGCGGGAGTTGAGCGTGCGGGCTTTCCTCCACCAGCCACCTCACGATTGCGATCAGAGATAAAGTTATCTACCTCCGCATCAGAAATCTTGACCTTGCCCTCGACCTCGCGCTCACGGTAACGACTAATAATCACATCATCGCGCAGCATTTGACTGTAGCGCTCATAAGTACTACCAGTAGCGGCAATTTTTACTTTTAACTCAGCCAGTGTTAATTTATTCTTGGCAGCAATATCGCCAATGATCTTATCCAACTCTTTATTACTCACTGCAATACCTTCTTGCTCAGCATTTTGTAATTGAATTTTTTCAAGAATCAGGCGCTCCAGCACAGTCTTGCGCAAGGCAGCGGCATCAGGGAGCTTACCTCCCTGCTTTTGCAGGGCAACGATCCGATCATCAATTTCTTTACGTGTCACGTAGCCAGTATTCACAACTGCAGCAACGCCATCAATATTCCGAATTTTGCTATCAGCTGAAGTCTTTGAGCTATCTTGTGCAAACGTAAGCTGAGACAGAAAAGCGGTGCCAGCCAAAAGTATGGCTGCAAGTGCTTGATTAAATCGATTCCTACGCATCATTGATAGTTCTCATAAATTGAAGGTGGTATAGGCTTGGAAGTAGGCATATATCCAGGAACATTAAGCTTCATGATATCAACTGGATTACTACCAGCGCTACCAAAGCCCCTAAATTCTATTTGGAATAAAACCTGAGTAGTTGTGATTTGTGAGGTGTTGAGCATCTGTGAGTAAGCGCCGCGTAAAGTCCA
This genomic stretch from Polynucleobacter corsicus harbors:
- a CDS encoding peptidylprolyl isomerase translates to MMRRNRFNQALAAILLAGTAFLSQLTFAQDSSKTSADSKIRNIDGVAAVVNTGYVTRKEIDDRIVALQKQGGKLPDAAALRKTVLERLILEKIQLQNAEQEGIAVSNKELDKIIGDIAAKNKLTLAELKVKIAATGSTYERYSQMLRDDVIISRYREREVEGKVKISDAEVDNFISDRNREVAGGGKPARSTPAVKGEPEEIDLAQIFIPADVNAGAGAQAEAKKRAELLLREARGDVDFLQLGAMAAKDNPKIKFQDLGYRTPDRLPQLFYEAVRNTGSGQVANAVVKSPAGYHVLKVLDRRALVAGAPEPQQAAPQESATTPQNIMVTQTLSRHILLRSRAGLTDQDAERRLSGYRDQVRAKTADFGDLAKKYSEDGSAANGGNLGWMGPGDLVPEFDQAMNRLQIGEVSNPVKTEFGWHLIQVLERRDAQLTLEKQRQFARAAIRERKFDQAYQDWLRELRDTATVKIINADDPAASLR